From the Microbacterium thalassium genome, one window contains:
- a CDS encoding nucleotidyltransferase family protein — translation MQTLASNHAIRALIIKGPTLHHHGLRAPRESTDVDVLVEPPRVEQLAHALLQVGWTPRRSRHPRQADAPHSLTFVHPQWPCDIDLHAFFPGILATPTEAFELLWQSHEQLAIANVACDIPDATASSVILIANRERTRSTTADIPSRPESSGMSSGVRDLADALGAVLVTRALGHERRMTVDELLAAGSGNHGQRLAAAALAEAPWPVKLRIVRSLSTPQAMRRWVRGVSHRRRQR, via the coding sequence GTGCAGACTCTGGCCAGCAACCACGCGATTCGCGCACTGATCATCAAAGGCCCTACGCTGCACCATCATGGTCTTCGCGCACCTCGCGAGTCGACCGACGTCGACGTGCTCGTCGAACCCCCTAGAGTCGAGCAGCTTGCACATGCTCTGTTGCAGGTCGGGTGGACGCCGCGGCGAAGCCGCCATCCTCGACAGGCCGACGCTCCACACTCCCTGACATTCGTTCACCCTCAGTGGCCCTGCGATATCGATCTTCATGCATTCTTCCCCGGGATTCTTGCCACGCCCACGGAAGCTTTCGAGCTGCTTTGGCAGAGCCACGAGCAGCTGGCCATCGCAAACGTGGCGTGCGATATTCCGGACGCGACAGCCAGCAGCGTCATCCTGATCGCGAACCGCGAACGCACCCGTTCAACCACTGCCGACATCCCGAGCCGCCCAGAATCGAGTGGCATGAGTTCTGGGGTCCGCGATCTTGCCGACGCGCTCGGCGCGGTATTGGTCACGCGCGCGCTGGGGCATGAGCGGCGGATGACAGTAGACGAGCTCCTCGCTGCCGGGTCAGGAAATCATGGCCAAAGGCTCGCCGCGGCCGCGCTCGCGGAGGCTCCATGGCCGGTCAAGCTCCGGATCGTGAGGTCGTTGTCGACACCCCAGGCAATGCGCCGATGGGTCCGCGGGGTTTCGCACCGTCGCCGGCAACGTTAA
- a CDS encoding acetyltransferase has protein sequence MSEIPVIDLSKAPGERAAWDRPGWVVYLWAVCELLFVTNAWQISSSLRIRVLRAFGAEIGDGVVFRPRTRVKFPWKLHIGDRSWIGEGVWFHNQDHIWVANDVVISQETFLTTGSHAHRRDMALVTRPIHIEAGAWVTSRCVVVGGTRIGRSALIRPLSLIDGRSVPAGEVWGGNPLAFVGERFARSTS, from the coding sequence GTGTCGGAGATCCCGGTGATCGATCTGTCGAAGGCGCCCGGCGAGCGCGCCGCGTGGGACCGACCTGGGTGGGTCGTGTACCTGTGGGCTGTGTGCGAACTGCTCTTCGTCACCAACGCGTGGCAGATCAGCTCGTCGCTGCGGATTCGTGTGCTGCGCGCCTTCGGCGCGGAGATCGGCGATGGCGTCGTCTTCCGGCCACGCACGCGCGTGAAGTTCCCGTGGAAGCTCCACATCGGCGACCGCTCCTGGATCGGGGAGGGAGTGTGGTTCCACAACCAGGACCACATCTGGGTGGCCAACGATGTGGTGATCTCGCAGGAGACGTTCCTGACCACCGGGAGCCATGCCCATCGCCGCGACATGGCGCTCGTCACCCGGCCCATCCACATCGAGGCGGGGGCGTGGGTGACCTCGCGATGCGTGGTGGTCGGGGGGACGCGGATCGGCCGCTCGGCTCTGATTCGGCCGCTCAGCCTCATCGACGGTCGGTCGGTCCCCGCCGGCGAAGTGTGGGGCGGCAACCCTCTCGCCTTCGTAGGGGAGCGCTTCGCGCGGTCGACCTCGTAG
- a CDS encoding DUF11 domain-containing protein, whose product MRSRTRAIAATAAALLIAGACVAASAPPSAVQDAGTAVGASIPAAVGGVRASAEEPPATIVSDGPLTLIEISGDLSCRVRHIDDDLSEFDAETACGTFVATEQALYGPADIPGGGRAQQTPWKPVLQGTGGTGTDEDPYFIWTVVTNDSITVSQIDSYVPGDDFYRTRITVRGGIETTSDVVVYHAGDCRLADSDFGLGSYDPGSGAVRCHPSSESGVVDPDGRVLEFVPESTDGSHFTFASAPVVWARVGSRQALPDSIDQEGETLDHAIALSWDLVAGDESVGVTMLTRITGAPAVVQPPAPLQGSISLSTAEPQVGDEVRVEATVSNPNDSTQVISRLTAELPPGTDYVDGSVEGIGPPTVSGTTLDFGAVTLAGGQSLGFGFSVIPQQEGDGTIRLSGALRTGELVEAQSTFTAQGVVPPPPVIDPLPWALGAIGAALLLILGATTIARIRGPRRQEKLVREHVRLMPQRATTIHHTTTPDVPAPEPPSFRLVGEPGTWEHRVIEEKP is encoded by the coding sequence ATGCGAAGCAGGACGAGAGCGATCGCCGCGACGGCCGCGGCGCTGCTCATCGCGGGCGCGTGCGTGGCCGCATCCGCTCCCCCTTCGGCGGTGCAGGATGCAGGCACCGCGGTCGGCGCGTCGATCCCGGCGGCGGTGGGAGGCGTTCGCGCTTCAGCCGAGGAACCGCCCGCGACGATCGTTTCGGACGGCCCGCTGACGCTGATCGAGATCTCGGGCGACCTCAGCTGCCGCGTGCGGCACATCGACGACGACCTGTCGGAGTTCGACGCCGAGACGGCCTGCGGCACCTTCGTCGCGACCGAGCAGGCGCTCTACGGCCCGGCCGACATCCCCGGCGGCGGTCGCGCGCAGCAGACGCCGTGGAAGCCGGTGCTGCAGGGCACCGGCGGAACTGGGACCGACGAGGACCCCTACTTCATCTGGACCGTCGTCACGAACGACTCGATCACCGTCAGCCAGATCGACTCGTACGTGCCCGGCGACGACTTCTACCGCACCCGCATCACCGTCCGGGGCGGGATCGAGACCACCTCGGACGTCGTCGTCTACCACGCCGGCGACTGCCGGCTGGCGGACTCCGACTTCGGCCTCGGCTCCTACGACCCCGGGTCGGGTGCCGTCCGGTGCCACCCGTCGAGCGAGTCCGGCGTGGTCGATCCGGATGGGCGGGTGCTGGAGTTCGTGCCCGAAAGCACCGACGGCAGCCACTTCACATTCGCCAGCGCCCCCGTGGTCTGGGCCCGGGTGGGCAGCCGGCAGGCGCTGCCGGACTCGATCGACCAGGAGGGCGAGACCCTCGACCACGCGATCGCGCTCAGCTGGGACCTCGTCGCCGGCGACGAGTCCGTCGGCGTCACGATGCTCACCCGCATCACCGGAGCACCGGCGGTCGTCCAGCCGCCCGCACCCCTGCAGGGGTCGATCTCGCTGAGCACAGCCGAGCCGCAGGTGGGGGACGAGGTCCGCGTCGAAGCGACGGTGAGCAACCCGAACGACTCGACGCAGGTGATCTCCCGGCTCACCGCCGAACTGCCGCCCGGCACCGACTACGTCGACGGGTCGGTGGAAGGCATCGGGCCGCCGACCGTGTCGGGGACGACGCTCGACTTCGGCGCGGTGACGCTCGCGGGCGGGCAGTCGCTGGGCTTCGGCTTCTCGGTGATCCCGCAGCAGGAAGGCGACGGCACGATCAGGCTGAGCGGCGCCCTGCGCACCGGCGAGCTGGTCGAGGCGCAGTCGACGTTCACGGCGCAGGGAGTCGTTCCGCCGCCTCCGGTCATCGATCCCCTCCCCTGGGCGCTGGGAGCGATCGGCGCCGCACTGCTGCTCATCCTCGGCGCGACCACCATCGCGCGGATCAGAGGCCCGCGCCGGCAGGAGAAGCTCGTGCGCGAGCACGTGCGGCTCATGCCGCAGCGCGCGACGACCATCCACCACACCACGACCCCGGACGTCCCCGCGCCCGAGCCGCCGTCGTTCCGGCTGGTCGGCGAACCAGGCACATGGGAGCACCGCGTGATCGAGGAGAAGCCATGA
- a CDS encoding GDP-L-fucose synthase family protein has protein sequence MTASDGLEYTPGELDRDATFYVAGHRGLVGSAIVRKLKASGFENVVGKTSAELDLKDRYAVFAYMAEVKPRYIVLAAAKVGGILANSTYPVDFLSDNMRIQTNVLDAALANDVERVAFLGSSCIYPKFAEQPIREDSLLTGHLEPTNDAYAIAKIAGILHTQAVRRQYGLPWISAMPTNLYGPNDNFSPKGSHVLPALIRRYDEAAACGAPSVTNWGTGTPRREFLHSDDMADAVMHLMEHYDGPEQVNVGTGTDVTIREIAETIADVVGYTGETEWDASKPDGTPQKLLDVSKLAEAGWTAKISLAEGLERTVAWYREHVGALRE, from the coding sequence GTGACAGCTTCGGACGGCCTCGAGTACACGCCGGGCGAACTCGACCGAGACGCGACGTTCTATGTCGCCGGGCACCGAGGACTTGTCGGATCGGCGATCGTGCGCAAGCTCAAGGCCTCGGGCTTCGAGAACGTGGTCGGCAAGACCTCGGCCGAACTCGACCTCAAGGACCGCTATGCCGTGTTCGCGTACATGGCCGAGGTCAAGCCTCGGTACATCGTGCTCGCCGCCGCCAAGGTCGGTGGCATCCTCGCCAACAGCACGTACCCGGTCGACTTCCTCAGCGACAACATGCGGATCCAGACGAACGTGCTGGACGCCGCGCTCGCGAACGACGTCGAACGCGTCGCGTTCCTCGGTTCGTCGTGCATCTACCCGAAGTTCGCCGAGCAGCCGATCCGCGAGGACTCGCTGCTCACTGGACATCTCGAGCCGACGAACGACGCGTACGCGATCGCGAAGATCGCCGGCATCCTGCACACGCAGGCCGTGCGACGCCAGTACGGTCTGCCGTGGATCTCGGCGATGCCGACGAACCTGTACGGACCCAACGACAACTTCTCGCCGAAGGGTTCGCACGTTCTGCCGGCGCTCATCCGCCGGTACGACGAGGCGGCAGCATGCGGAGCGCCCTCGGTCACGAACTGGGGCACAGGGACGCCGCGACGCGAGTTCCTCCACTCCGACGACATGGCCGACGCGGTGATGCATCTCATGGAGCACTACGACGGGCCCGAACAGGTCAACGTGGGAACCGGCACGGATGTGACGATCCGCGAGATCGCCGAGACGATCGCGGACGTCGTCGGGTACACCGGCGAGACCGAGTGGGACGCCTCGAAGCCGGACGGGACGCCGCAGAAGCTGCTCGACGTGTCGAAGCTCGCCGAGGCGGGCTGGACTGCGAAGATCTCGCTCGCCGAAGGCCTCGAGCGGACCGTGGCCTGGTACCGGGAGCATGTCGGAGCTCTTCGCGAGTGA
- a CDS encoding cell wall protein — MKHKIRNAAAIAALVAVSTLGLGSAAQAATIYPPSGACTVASNVASPNSRVAMECADGTFSPNERVTITVRGASSVSIGFFKFATTSTGTAQSSSTGSLSTGITFPTDASGVYEISATSETSTGGSATITVATDSEADGGGSLPVTGMESGELLGLWVGGGALVLAGGAIAVAASVRRNRAKVDA, encoded by the coding sequence ATGAAGCACAAGATCCGCAACGCAGCCGCGATCGCCGCACTCGTCGCCGTCTCGACGCTCGGTCTCGGCTCGGCCGCCCAGGCGGCGACGATCTACCCGCCCTCGGGGGCCTGCACCGTCGCGTCGAACGTCGCGTCTCCCAACTCGCGTGTCGCGATGGAGTGCGCAGACGGCACCTTCTCGCCGAACGAGCGGGTCACGATCACCGTCCGAGGAGCGTCCTCGGTCTCGATCGGATTCTTCAAGTTCGCCACGACGTCGACCGGCACCGCACAGTCGTCCTCGACCGGGTCGCTCTCGACCGGCATCACGTTCCCGACCGATGCGTCGGGCGTCTACGAGATCTCCGCGACGTCTGAGACGTCGACCGGCGGCAGCGCGACGATCACGGTCGCGACCGACTCGGAGGCCGATGGCGGAGGATCGCTCCCCGTCACCGGTATGGAGAGCGGCGAGCTGCTCGGCCTGTGGGTCGGCGGCGGGGCGCTCGTCCTCGCCGGCGGCGCGATCGCGGTCGCGGCATCCGTCCGCCGCAACCGCGCGAAGGTCGACGCCTAA
- a CDS encoding polysaccharide biosynthesis tyrosine autokinase, with the protein MDLRDFLRVIRVHWLVIILLTLTGALAAWGYSVMQPKVYTATTSGYVQAAHTGGDAGSRLVSNQLAETVAQSYLDIGNWRSVAEYVIDDLDLDVAPESIVGQVTVSSAGTVVIHVSAQANTPIGARDLAESWIRGMVQQVDELEGSNAAAVRLIPGDSARLPGAPSSPNTKLNIVLGGLIGLALGLAYAIIRHILDQRVRDPREVERETGVSVIGTLPDSKDLSTERRVLTFTGRGDSASAVAEATRELRTNLRFVDIDNPPRSIVVTSPVPGDGKSTVAANLATSLAAAGEHVVLVDADLRRPMIANMFNLPEGAGLTDLLTDRAELADVAHVVGDTGNLVVIAAGRVPPNPSEVLGSHRMKDLIADLSKHAIVIIDTPPLLPVTDAAVLSTATDGAVVVLSTGKTTYDMLLKAFENLDKARARPLGVVMNKVPRRGAGAAYYGYQYQGDYGPRAQAKATTR; encoded by the coding sequence ATGGACCTGCGTGACTTCCTCCGCGTTATCCGAGTCCACTGGCTCGTCATCATCCTTCTGACGTTGACGGGAGCGCTCGCCGCGTGGGGTTACAGCGTGATGCAGCCCAAGGTCTACACCGCCACGACGAGCGGCTACGTCCAGGCCGCGCACACGGGCGGAGATGCCGGATCTCGGCTCGTGAGCAACCAGCTCGCCGAAACGGTCGCGCAGTCGTACCTGGACATCGGAAACTGGCGCTCGGTGGCGGAGTACGTGATCGACGACCTCGACCTCGACGTCGCGCCGGAATCGATCGTCGGCCAGGTCACGGTGTCGAGCGCCGGGACCGTCGTCATCCACGTCTCGGCCCAGGCGAACACTCCGATCGGCGCTCGAGACCTCGCGGAGTCGTGGATCCGCGGAATGGTCCAGCAGGTCGATGAGCTCGAGGGCAGCAACGCCGCCGCGGTCAGACTGATCCCGGGCGACTCCGCTCGACTCCCGGGAGCGCCGTCATCGCCCAACACCAAGCTCAACATCGTGCTCGGCGGGCTCATCGGTCTCGCCCTGGGCCTCGCGTACGCGATCATTCGCCACATCCTCGATCAGCGCGTGCGCGACCCGCGTGAGGTGGAGCGCGAGACCGGCGTCTCGGTGATCGGCACCCTGCCCGACTCGAAAGACCTCTCCACCGAGCGACGCGTGCTCACGTTCACCGGGCGAGGCGACTCGGCGTCGGCCGTGGCCGAGGCGACCCGCGAACTGCGCACCAACCTGCGGTTCGTCGACATCGACAACCCGCCACGCTCGATCGTCGTCACCAGCCCGGTTCCCGGCGACGGCAAGTCGACCGTCGCGGCGAACCTCGCGACCAGCCTGGCGGCCGCCGGCGAGCACGTCGTGCTCGTCGACGCCGACCTGCGCCGTCCCATGATCGCGAACATGTTCAACCTGCCCGAGGGTGCCGGACTCACCGACCTGCTCACCGATCGCGCCGAGCTCGCCGACGTCGCCCACGTCGTGGGCGACACCGGCAACCTGGTCGTCATCGCCGCGGGGCGCGTGCCGCCGAACCCCAGCGAAGTGCTCGGGTCGCACCGCATGAAGGACCTGATCGCCGACCTCTCGAAGCACGCGATCGTGATCATCGATACCCCGCCGCTGCTGCCCGTCACCGACGCCGCCGTGCTCAGCACCGCGACAGACGGTGCGGTCGTGGTGCTGTCCACCGGCAAGACGACGTACGACATGCTGCTGAAGGCGTTCGAGAACCTCGACAAGGCCCGCGCACGTCCGCTCGGCGTCGTCATGAACAAGGTTCCGCGCCGCGGTGCCGGGGCGGCGTACTACGGCTACCAGTACCAGGGCGACTACGGCCCGCGGGCGCAGGCGAAGGCGACAACGCGCTGA
- the gmd gene encoding GDP-mannose 4,6-dehydratase, which translates to MAKRALITGITGQDGSYLAELLLSKGYEVHGLIRRASTFNTSRIDHLYVDPHEEGARLFLHYGDLSDGARLVTLLAQINPDEVYNLAAQSHVRVSFDEPEHTADTTGTGTIRMLEAVRLSGIETRFYQASSSELYGATPPPQNEETPFYPRSPYAAAKLYSYWITKNYREAYDMFAVNGILFNHESPRRGETFVTRKITRAVARIQAGVQKDLYLGNLESIRDWGYAAEYVEGMWRMLQVDTPEDFVLATGVGYTIKDFLEASFGHVGLDWKEYVKFDERYLRPTEVDALIGDPSKAQDKLGWTPSVDGLQLAKLMVDADVEALEHEGRAWIDTVKLASWGKAA; encoded by the coding sequence TTGGCGAAGCGCGCACTCATCACCGGAATCACGGGCCAGGACGGGTCCTATCTCGCCGAACTCCTGCTCTCGAAGGGCTACGAGGTGCACGGGCTGATCCGTCGCGCATCTACCTTCAACACGTCGCGCATCGACCACCTCTACGTCGACCCGCACGAAGAGGGAGCACGCCTCTTCCTGCACTACGGCGACCTCAGCGACGGCGCACGACTCGTCACGCTGCTCGCCCAGATCAACCCCGACGAGGTCTACAACCTGGCCGCGCAGTCGCACGTGCGCGTCTCGTTCGATGAGCCCGAGCACACCGCCGACACCACCGGAACCGGCACGATCCGCATGCTCGAGGCCGTGCGCCTCTCGGGCATCGAGACCCGGTTCTACCAGGCGTCGTCGTCGGAGCTGTACGGTGCCACTCCCCCGCCGCAGAACGAAGAGACGCCGTTCTACCCGCGCTCGCCCTACGCTGCGGCGAAGCTCTACAGCTACTGGATCACCAAGAACTACCGCGAGGCCTACGACATGTTCGCGGTGAACGGCATCCTGTTCAACCACGAGTCGCCGCGCCGCGGCGAAACGTTCGTGACTCGCAAGATCACGCGCGCGGTCGCCCGCATCCAGGCCGGCGTGCAGAAAGACCTCTATCTCGGCAACCTCGAGTCGATCCGCGACTGGGGCTACGCAGCCGAGTACGTCGAGGGCATGTGGCGGATGCTGCAGGTCGACACTCCCGAGGACTTCGTACTCGCCACCGGCGTCGGCTACACGATCAAGGACTTCCTCGAGGCATCCTTCGGGCACGTCGGCCTCGACTGGAAGGAGTACGTCAAGTTCGACGAGCGCTACCTGCGCCCAACCGAGGTCGACGCGCTCATCGGCGACCCGAGCAAGGCCCAGGACAAGCTCGGATGGACCCCGTCGGTGGACGGCCTGCAGCTGGCGAAGCTGATGGTCGATGCCGATGTCGAGGCGCTCGAGCACGAGGGCCGCGCATGGATCGACACGGTCAAGCTCGCGAGTTGGGGCAAGGCGGCGTGA
- a CDS encoding helix-turn-helix domain-containing protein has translation MTDAGADTKERFAADLRKLRLDGGNPTLKRLQDETGISRSVLSEAFAGRSLPTARTVDGVVRVCDGDTASWLDRRDVLAGLAVPPPVPAAVAPAPTTDAETAASAPAAPAVTGIRQRTAILIAAIAFLLGVASGALATAATAQFS, from the coding sequence ATGACGGATGCAGGAGCAGACACGAAGGAGCGCTTCGCCGCCGACCTGCGCAAGCTGAGACTCGACGGGGGCAACCCCACGCTCAAGCGCCTGCAGGACGAGACGGGCATCTCGCGGTCGGTGCTCTCGGAGGCCTTCGCCGGACGCTCCCTGCCGACCGCCCGCACGGTCGACGGCGTGGTGCGGGTGTGCGACGGTGACACGGCGTCCTGGCTCGACCGTCGCGACGTTCTCGCCGGCCTCGCCGTCCCGCCGCCGGTGCCCGCTGCGGTCGCGCCCGCGCCGACGACGGATGCTGAGACCGCCGCATCCGCACCGGCAGCGCCCGCTGTCACCGGCATCCGCCAGCGCACGGCGATTCTGATCGCGGCGATCGCGTTTCTGCTCGGCGTGGCTAGCGGTGCACTGGCGACTGCGGCGACGGCGCAGTTCTCCTAG
- a CDS encoding DUF4012 domain-containing protein: protein MTLWVVAGALIATICALAWVAVRGAIAADLLRSARGQALEVVANVDDPAAVSELITGLAADTGTAHALTSDVTWQAVEQLPWIGPQLHAISTIAASADAVAVDALTPLAEVASTLPADAFRPIDGRISLDGFVAVQNAAARAADSIGGAAEAIEFANSPALIGPLADVVDQVSDLFTETAHATDALARASVLIPAMLGQDEPRDYLVIFQNNAEWRSLGGIAGALAVVHTDDGGLILTEQDYAANIGSFVPPVLDLDPELTAVYGVRPATWMHNVTQVPDFEVSGQLAQAMWADRHATQVDGVIALDPVALSYILEATGPVELPTGDTLTAGNAVELLLNEVYVRYPDPEQQNQFFSDTTSAIFQALTQRGFNAGTLLAGLARAGDEYRVMLWSAHDEDQAVLADTTLAGAPLETTRRTTPFGVYLNDGTGSKMDYYQSVETTALWEACTLDAAGAASGTAVLEVTIANEAPASGLAEYITGGGAYGVEPGSASTVGYLYLPEGFELADATLTTGDGFGGGFIDGRQVLSFEILLAPGESATARVAVRTTEPSGAQLAVRQTPTVNRDVTPETGSCLLGPLDSNQGAP, encoded by the coding sequence GTGACGCTGTGGGTCGTCGCCGGCGCGCTGATCGCCACGATCTGCGCACTCGCCTGGGTCGCTGTGCGGGGAGCCATCGCGGCAGACCTCCTGCGGAGCGCCCGCGGCCAGGCGCTCGAGGTTGTCGCCAACGTCGACGACCCTGCGGCTGTGTCGGAGCTGATCACGGGGCTCGCCGCTGACACCGGCACAGCACACGCGCTCACGAGCGATGTGACCTGGCAGGCGGTCGAGCAGCTGCCGTGGATCGGGCCCCAACTGCACGCGATATCGACCATCGCCGCCTCGGCCGACGCCGTCGCGGTCGATGCCCTGACGCCACTCGCCGAAGTCGCCTCGACGCTCCCAGCCGACGCCTTCCGGCCGATCGATGGCCGAATCAGCCTCGACGGCTTCGTCGCCGTGCAGAATGCCGCAGCCCGTGCCGCCGACTCCATAGGCGGCGCGGCAGAAGCCATAGAATTCGCCAACTCCCCCGCGCTGATCGGCCCTCTCGCAGACGTGGTCGATCAGGTGTCGGACCTGTTCACAGAGACCGCGCACGCCACCGATGCGCTCGCTCGGGCATCCGTCCTCATCCCCGCCATGCTCGGGCAGGACGAGCCACGCGACTACCTGGTGATCTTCCAGAACAACGCCGAATGGCGCTCGCTCGGCGGGATCGCCGGCGCACTCGCCGTCGTGCACACCGACGACGGCGGCCTAATCCTGACCGAACAGGACTACGCGGCCAATATCGGTTCCTTCGTGCCGCCGGTCCTCGACCTCGACCCGGAACTGACCGCTGTCTACGGCGTGCGACCGGCGACGTGGATGCACAACGTGACACAGGTGCCCGACTTCGAGGTATCGGGCCAGCTCGCGCAGGCGATGTGGGCCGACCGGCACGCCACGCAGGTCGACGGGGTCATCGCGCTGGACCCCGTCGCCCTGTCATACATCCTCGAGGCGACGGGTCCTGTCGAGCTTCCGACCGGCGACACGCTCACCGCCGGCAACGCGGTCGAGCTGCTGCTGAACGAGGTGTACGTGCGGTACCCCGACCCGGAGCAGCAGAACCAGTTCTTCTCCGACACGACGTCGGCGATCTTCCAGGCGCTGACACAGCGCGGATTCAACGCGGGCACGCTTCTCGCGGGTCTCGCCCGCGCGGGCGACGAGTACCGCGTGATGCTGTGGAGCGCGCACGACGAGGATCAGGCCGTGCTCGCCGATACGACGCTCGCCGGCGCGCCGCTCGAGACCACGCGACGCACGACGCCGTTCGGGGTATACCTCAACGACGGAACCGGCTCGAAGATGGACTACTACCAGTCCGTCGAGACGACCGCGCTGTGGGAGGCCTGCACCCTGGATGCCGCCGGCGCGGCATCGGGAACCGCCGTCCTCGAGGTCACGATCGCGAACGAGGCACCCGCATCGGGACTGGCCGAGTACATCACCGGCGGCGGAGCGTACGGCGTCGAACCGGGGTCGGCCTCGACCGTCGGGTACCTCTATCTGCCCGAAGGGTTCGAACTCGCCGACGCCACACTCACGACCGGCGATGGGTTCGGGGGCGGGTTCATCGACGGCCGCCAGGTGCTGAGCTTCGAGATCCTGCTCGCCCCCGGAGAGTCCGCGACCGCACGGGTTGCCGTGCGCACGACCGAGCCCAGCGGGGCACAACTGGCGGTGCGGCAGACGCCGACAGTTAATCGAGATGTAACGCCCGAAACTGGGAGTTGCCTGTTGGGACCCCTAGACTCAAATCAGGGGGCGCCGTAG
- a CDS encoding glycosyltransferase, giving the protein MTAPRVLVLGVNFPPETTGISPYTGAMARGLVRRGFLTRVLTAHPHYPEWRVRPGYGQWSQDDEHHGVEVTRLLHYVPSRPHGMRRLVSEMSFGARVRATRWRDADVIVAVSPALIASLLAVLRARITHPGTPFVVWVQDLYTLGLAETGQGRRGVVQIMSAIEGTLLRMADRVVVIHGRFADRIAEDFGVPRERIEVIRNWSHLAPAPDIDIEAARSRFGWSDRETVVLHAGNMGLKQGLHNVVEAAREAHRTGAPIRFVLLGAGSELAKLKAAGADLPTLQFMEPLDDDGFAAALAGADILLVNELQGVAEMAVPSKLTSYFAAGRPVVAATNVDGITADEVRTAEAGVVVPAGAPAELVEAIIGVASDPEAARRMGENGRRYRHTVLGEEAAVDSFSAMLDRLIGRDPETIDIVPDSLTVDAQ; this is encoded by the coding sequence ATGACCGCACCTCGCGTGTTGGTCTTGGGGGTTAACTTTCCGCCTGAGACGACCGGCATCTCTCCGTACACCGGCGCCATGGCCAGAGGCTTGGTGCGCCGTGGCTTCCTGACGCGTGTGCTGACCGCGCACCCTCATTATCCAGAGTGGAGGGTGCGGCCAGGTTACGGGCAGTGGTCGCAAGATGACGAGCACCACGGCGTCGAGGTCACGCGACTGCTCCACTACGTACCGTCCCGGCCGCATGGCATGCGCCGGCTCGTGTCGGAGATGAGCTTCGGCGCGCGCGTGCGCGCGACTCGGTGGAGGGACGCCGATGTGATCGTCGCGGTCTCGCCGGCGCTGATCGCATCGCTGCTCGCGGTCTTACGCGCACGCATCACGCACCCAGGGACGCCGTTCGTGGTCTGGGTGCAGGACCTGTACACGCTGGGACTCGCCGAGACCGGGCAGGGGCGCCGAGGCGTCGTGCAGATCATGTCGGCGATCGAAGGCACGCTGCTGCGCATGGCCGACCGCGTCGTCGTCATCCACGGCCGATTCGCCGACCGCATCGCGGAGGACTTCGGCGTGCCACGGGAGCGGATCGAGGTCATCCGCAACTGGAGCCACCTCGCTCCCGCACCCGACATCGACATCGAGGCGGCGCGCTCGCGTTTCGGGTGGAGCGACCGCGAAACCGTGGTGCTGCACGCGGGCAACATGGGGCTCAAGCAGGGACTGCACAACGTGGTCGAAGCCGCGCGTGAAGCGCATCGAACTGGCGCGCCGATCCGGTTCGTGCTCCTGGGCGCCGGGTCGGAGCTCGCAAAGCTCAAGGCCGCGGGCGCCGACCTGCCGACACTCCAGTTCATGGAACCGCTCGACGACGACGGCTTCGCCGCGGCCCTCGCGGGTGCCGACATCCTGCTCGTGAACGAACTCCAGGGCGTCGCCGAGATGGCCGTGCCCAGCAAGCTGACGTCATACTTCGCGGCCGGGCGCCCCGTCGTGGCCGCCACCAACGTGGATGGGATCACCGCCGACGAAGTGCGCACAGCCGAGGCCGGGGTTGTCGTTCCGGCTGGAGCACCCGCCGAGCTGGTCGAGGCAATCATCGGTGTCGCGTCGGATCCGGAGGCAGCCCGCCGCATGGGTGAGAACGGGCGCCGCTATCGCCACACCGTGCTGGGCGAGGAGGCCGCTGTAGACAGCTTTTCGGCGATGCTCGACCGACTCATCGGACGAGACCCCGAGACGATCGATATCGTGCCAGACTCACTGACTGTCGACGCACAGTAA